The window gatagaattaccctcccaaccctcccaagccactaggccagacagtgaagccatggaagcgacctctggtgagtgtacctttgtaaatataaaacatggtttaaaagcaagcgttttttaatgattgatttgccatgagggcttgggatgcattcgcggccagtaaagttactggaaaagtttgttaacatatctgggaatggagtggaaatcctccagggacatctccatgaagcgctcctggaggtactccaaaagcctttgcagaagtttTCTGGggaaggcagccttgttccgtccacgatggtaggacactttatcacgccatgcatgtagcaagtaatcgggtatcattgcatgacaaagcatagctgtgtatggtcccagtgattgctggcattcaagaaacatccgttctttatctcgctctgttatcctcagcagagtgatatcgttcatggtaacctggttgaaattcaggaatttaattaaggggggacagagatggccattttcctactgagctgttgcttaaaagaaatccttccttgcacgtagccaagcggggggaggggaggaaggataacattaagcttttttgcgtttggctagcaggaatcgtcccagctaccagccacgcggtgggggacggaaaggggggtgattagcagtgatcttccatgatactagccaagcggtggggggaggggtaaagcaatcatcctagagaattggatgggggggttggcttctgctgctgcatgttaacaggaagaagcatcagagggcactgtgtatatgaaggctggagaagccgaaagacaatggcttaccatggccgcatgcaagctgaattctgatgcccggacctgcgtctgtgagatctgtaacaccagagctgcaggcactcaatattaagatgcaaaatgtgaccttgtagtgaaatcacatgtgctatataaggtgaatagtgttgttcactgtgaaagagtttaaccattgttctgtaaaatgtatctttttaaatacttctctccctttttcccctccctcatgcagctgcacatttttcaagcctccctactccatcccgaaggctctctcagataaggcggaggaaaaagaagacgcaagacgaaatgttctcggaaatcatggaagtaacccgcaatgaaagagctcatttgaatgagtggaaggacgtggtagcaaagtacaggaaagatgccagtgaacgtgaggacaggagggaccaacgtgaggacagaagggacgaacgtgaggataggagagatgctcgagatgagaggtggcggcaggaagatcagaggtgtaggcaggaagaccaggggtggcgggatgcaacgctggagctgctgcgtgatcaaactgatatcctccgacgtctggtggatcttcaggaagagcagcggggtcacagagtgccactgcagcccctgtgtaaccaccctcaccactcaccatgttccatatcttcctcacccagacatgtaagaacgcgtgggggaaggcttcgtgcacctgcccactccaccccagtggacagtccaaccaagaGGCTGTCATtatattgaaatgtatttaatggccttttctttccctcctatgctcctcccaaaccacacccgggataccttgtcagttctctgcctctttttataattactttttcataatgaatacatgatttttaaatgatagagactttatttccttaagcaagctgtaatcgaagggggagggtgggttgcttacagggaaggagtcaataaagggagggcgttcatcaaggggaaacgaacacagcagtcacaccgtaccttggcccatgatgaaactcgttttcaaagcttctctgatgtgcaccacttcctggtgtgctcttctaatcgccctggtgtaaggctgtgtgtaatcagcggccaagtgatttgcctcagcctcccaccctgccatgaaggtctcccccttactctcacagagattgtggagcacacagcaagcagcaataacaaaggggacactggtCTGGCTGAGGTctaagcgagtcagtaatgtgcgccagcgcgcctttaaacggccaaatgcacattataccaccatcctgcacttgcttagcctgtaattgaacagctcctgaccacggtccaggctgcctgtgtatggcttcatgagccatggcatcaaggggtaggctgggtcccccaggataactctaggcatttcaacatccccaactgttattttctggtctgggaagtaattcccttgctgcagcagtttaaacagagcagtgcttctgaagacgcgagcgtcatgaacccttcctggccatcccacatggacgTTGGTGagacgtcccttgtgatccaccagtgcttgcagcaccattgaaaagtaccccttgtggtttatgtactgggtgccctggtgctccggtgccaaaatagggatatgggttccctCTATTGCCCCCTGACAGTTAGGGAAtgccattgcagcaaagccattcactatgacctgcatgtttcccagagtcacaacctttcgtagcagcagcttaatgattgctttggctacttgcatcacagcagcccccacagtagattttcccactccaaattgattcccgactgaccggtagctgtctagcgttgcaagcttccagagggctattgccactcgcttctccactgtgagggctgctctcatcttggtattatggcgtttcagggcaggggaaagcaagtcacaaagttccatgaaagtgcccttatgtatgcgaaagtttcgcagccactgggaatcgtcccacacctgcaaaactatgaggtcccaccagtctgtgcttgtttcccgggcccaaaatcggcattcaatggctagaacctgccccattaccagcaggatctccaaagtgcagggacccgcggtttgagataattctgtgtccatgtcctcatcactctcgttgccgcgctgccgtagccgccgcctcctcctcacctggctttgcaggtcccggttcagcatagactgcacgagaatgcgcgaggtgtttacaacgtccactattgcggtattgatctgagcagggtccatgcttgctgtgctatggcgtttgcacagttcacccaggaaaaaaggtgcgaaatggttgtctgctgctttcacgaagggaggagtgaggctatacccagaaccacccgcgacaatgatttttgccccatcaggcactgggatctcaacccagaattccaaggggcgggggagactgcgggaactatgggatagctacggatagctacccacagtgcaacgctccagaaatcgatgctagcctcggaccatggacgcacgccGTCGAATAATGTGCTTAgggtggccgtgtgcactcgactttatacaatctgttttataaaaccggtttatgtaaaatcggaataatcccgtagtgtagacgtacccttaggcatctcaggggcaatttgcccatgcaaatatcaaaTTTGCAAATGCCATGATGATTAAGTATGAAATTAAGTGCACCATTGTACTTGTAtttttgcactggccctgggcttCTGGCCTTTTAAGCATCCGGCACTCAAATcttattatttttacattaaatcCATAGTGGCACTTCATAGTAATTCATAATGACAATGAATAGTCATTGGGTCAAGGAAAGAGTGAGAACTACTTTATAAAAACCGGTGCTTAGGGCACTAACCTAGAATTTGGGAGACCCAagatcaagtccctgctccaatgcctatttacttatttatataaaaagggaacagtttcaacaggagagaatcAGAGAGGCCCAACCCACTGGAGGAGGCAGTCTGCCTTTGAAACCTTTAGCCCTGTAGTAAGGGCATTCTCCTGCAATGTGGGAAACTGAAGTTCATATCCCATCTCTGTACgaggcagagaggggaattgaagTTGGGTCTCTCACATGCAAgttgagtgctctaaccattggggTTAATCTAGTTTAAGCTAAATAGGAACAAAGAATTGGAGCCacacaagaacaaaacaaaaaatggattAAGAGAATCTAGGGAATCTCTCCATTGCTTAACAAATATGATTAATTCTAAATACAAAGGTCGGTGGTCGAGCTGAAAACAAGAGGAGGAGGCTGGAATTTGGCTGACAGATTGTAATCCTAAAGCTCTTTTGTTCACTTCAAGCATTTGATATTGAAGATCCAGATTTCTACCCCAAATCAACATTCAAAAGGAGATGATGTCAGAGTTCATTTAATCAAAATGGTGTTAAATTGTGGAAGTAAAATCGGACAGTTGAATTCAGCATTTTGTCAATGTTTTAGAAAGATGCACTTCTGTCCATCCAGCTCAGCAATAAAGTGTGTTTTCAAGACACTTCAATAAATTTGGTCTAAACTTTGTAATAGTTGTGTTGTAAGAAAAAGAGCAACAACAAGAAAACTCCACAATAAAGTTGGttcaatggttttcaaactggagTACATTAGCTCTCAACAAGGGGGTATATAAGACAAATCCTGTAATGGCATATTTTATTTAGTGAAATTTAGCAATTTAATCATAGGTATATTATGACCCTATCTCAGATGGCAGTACACAGTAGACTATATTATTTGGAAAGGGTTATGTGgcctaaaaaaaattaaaaaccactGTATCTGTATCTATATGTATCTAAGGGCAGATACAAAAGAGTAGGGCCTACTAGTTCAGAGAGTGGATACTCAATTATTGTATCTCTTGTGTTTTATGTACAGAACTGTAAGCTTTTCATGCTGGGCAATATGTCTGGCTATTTATGCTTGCAGAATGTATGTGGTAAATCACATAGtattgtttttgtttcatttcacaAAAATATTCTTGATTTTTCAATGCCCCTGTTCTCTTTAACGTGTGTGTGCTGGATATACCAACAACAACCTAGCTTAAatgctttattttttca of the Gopherus flavomarginatus isolate rGopFla2 chromosome 1, rGopFla2.mat.asm, whole genome shotgun sequence genome contains:
- the LOC127039047 gene encoding trichohyalin-like, which encodes MEATSAAHFSSLPTPSRRLSQIRRRKKKTQDEMFSEIMEVTRNERAHLNEWKDVVAKYRKDASEREDRRDQREDRRDEREDRRDARDERWRQEDQRCRQEDQGWRDATLELLRDQTDILRRLVDLQEEQRGHRVPLQPLCNHPHHSPCSISSSPRHVRTRGGRLRAPAHSTPVDSPTKRLSLY